Proteins encoded in a region of the Dethiosulfovibrio russensis genome:
- a CDS encoding TcaA NTF2-like domain-containing protein, with protein sequence MRMRKLLSLLALSLVVTALCGISYGADMSNFIEDYYGALERSVSDGNLENLSPFLDVDTDYGRETLSWIVRLNRMDATVRFDRLSVGRVVEKDGETGLPVEDVMTITYPDERTKTFSYRRVYGLVNGKIAEERSSFDRIFPVLDGESAEKQVPVISSGKLESRKAAVVPESAIPESFLPASEEDQVSFFIRWNAPIGLFKELAGNSVSEKEMDEIADQMPPVAEGAMVLTVKSDEIASVYGAFRSLEDVDPSDAMRLTVSRMADDEEVVLKPFDEELGKELIPLSIVEFPDDDDMPRLYSALWKQDRKTVLIALSGKGLREMIDVASGHGKTVDASCRFEGSPQILMKAFVSNELLRSEMDDEMALYSKDPLDFEVALLGETEEISLKWFTNAMDLFVDPTVGGALLPIGKDIPLLGDRILGFLSARLARIDRDRLFASLGSSLSSGDMEEFDRGMEQLYEATGLEVGDLLDLLGGRISLVLGARSRSPIGDVPGLFLLMEPEKSDVLAKVAEALPRIYAMAPPVGLKELDLDGWSKAYGMNGMVSATVAVGDRRLVLGAVDYERIGLPGKVPAVLVPILDEGNLAVMAISVADLREAVKDIVDANSIFLQDDDIRKGVEAFMEGSSHISSLVMRVSSKREGSISVKLIK encoded by the coding sequence ATGAGAATGCGCAAGCTTTTGTCGCTTTTAGCCCTGTCCCTGGTGGTAACCGCGCTTTGTGGGATATCCTACGGGGCGGATATGTCGAATTTTATCGAGGATTATTACGGTGCTCTGGAGAGGTCAGTCTCGGACGGCAATTTGGAGAATCTCTCTCCGTTTCTTGACGTGGATACCGATTACGGTAGAGAGACCCTGTCCTGGATCGTTAGACTCAATAGAATGGATGCGACCGTTCGATTCGATAGGTTATCGGTGGGACGGGTCGTAGAGAAAGATGGAGAGACGGGACTTCCAGTCGAGGATGTCATGACCATCACCTACCCTGACGAGAGGACCAAGACCTTTTCTTATCGAAGGGTTTACGGTCTAGTAAATGGAAAAATTGCTGAGGAGAGATCCAGCTTCGACAGGATTTTCCCCGTTCTGGACGGTGAAAGTGCAGAAAAACAGGTCCCCGTCATTTCCTCCGGAAAGTTAGAGAGCCGGAAGGCGGCAGTTGTTCCCGAGTCGGCCATACCGGAGAGCTTTCTCCCCGCTTCCGAGGAGGACCAGGTGTCCTTTTTTATTCGATGGAACGCCCCGATAGGGCTTTTCAAAGAACTAGCAGGCAACTCCGTTTCCGAGAAGGAGATGGACGAGATCGCCGATCAGATGCCTCCGGTCGCCGAGGGAGCGATGGTTCTCACGGTGAAGTCCGACGAGATCGCCTCTGTCTACGGGGCCTTCAGGTCCCTGGAGGACGTGGATCCATCCGACGCTATGAGGTTGACAGTGTCCCGTATGGCCGACGACGAAGAGGTGGTTCTGAAGCCTTTCGATGAAGAGCTGGGGAAGGAACTCATACCCCTTTCCATAGTGGAGTTCCCCGACGACGACGATATGCCCAGGCTTTACTCCGCCTTGTGGAAACAGGACAGAAAGACGGTGCTGATAGCCCTTTCCGGCAAGGGGCTGAGGGAAATGATCGACGTCGCATCGGGACATGGAAAAACCGTCGACGCAAGCTGTCGTTTCGAGGGCTCGCCTCAGATTCTGATGAAGGCCTTCGTCTCCAACGAACTGCTTCGGTCCGAGATGGACGATGAGATGGCCCTTTATAGCAAGGATCCTCTGGATTTCGAGGTGGCTTTGCTGGGGGAAACGGAGGAGATCTCTCTCAAATGGTTCACCAACGCCATGGACCTCTTCGTCGATCCTACCGTCGGAGGAGCTCTTCTTCCTATAGGTAAAGACATTCCCTTGCTGGGAGATCGGATCCTCGGTTTCCTCTCGGCACGATTGGCCAGAATCGACAGGGACAGATTGTTCGCGTCTCTCGGTAGTAGTCTGTCCTCCGGGGACATGGAGGAGTTCGACAGAGGAATGGAGCAGCTTTACGAGGCGACGGGGCTCGAGGTGGGGGACCTCCTTGATCTTCTGGGCGGTCGGATCTCTCTTGTACTGGGGGCCAGGAGCAGAAGTCCCATAGGGGACGTGCCGGGGTTGTTCCTTCTGATGGAGCCTGAGAAATCCGACGTGCTGGCCAAAGTCGCGGAGGCCCTGCCAAGGATATACGCAATGGCCCCTCCCGTAGGGCTGAAAGAACTGGACCTGGACGGTTGGAGCAAGGCCTACGGCATGAACGGCATGGTCAGTGCGACTGTCGCGGTGGGAGATAGACGGTTGGTTCTCGGAGCGGTGGACTACGAGAGGATCGGTCTTCCCGGAAAGGTACCTGCCGTTCTGGTTCCGATTCTGGACGAGGGTAATCTGGCGGTAATGGCGATCTCCGTCGCCGACCTTCGCGAGGCGGTCAAGGATATAGTGGACGCCAACAGCATTTTCCTCCAGGACGACGATATTCGGAAAGGGGTCGAGGCCTTCATGGAAGGGTCCTCCCACATATCGTCCTTGGTTATGAGGGTTTCCTCCAAGCGAGAGGGCAGTATCTCGGTGAAGTTGATCAAATAG
- a CDS encoding TIGR01212 family radical SAM protein (This family includes YhcC from E. coli K-12, an uncharacterized radical SAM protein.), translating to MLYKKWSADLRRRFGNRVQKISLDIGSGCPNRNGLGEGGCIFCDSSGGGNGAWMRGESLELQVRKGMKSAVEHYKAKGCILYFQSYSSTYGPLGRLKEAIERAQAEATRHLPVLGLAVGTRPDIVSDEVVSYLSSLCRSDFEVWLELGVQTTDEDSLRWLRRGHDLACVEDTLNRCLDEPFSVSAHLIAGIPGERDDQLLRSARWLLDRGVTGLKFHPLYVLRCTPLEDLYMSGRFEPLSMDRYVSKVAEVLALEGSRFVVQRLTADVWGGRLVAPSWLADKNGVMAAIDENVRSRLGV from the coding sequence TTGCTGTATAAAAAATGGTCAGCCGATCTTAGGCGTAGGTTTGGAAACCGTGTCCAGAAGATAAGCCTGGACATAGGTTCCGGTTGTCCCAACAGGAACGGCCTGGGGGAGGGGGGCTGCATCTTCTGTGATTCGTCCGGGGGAGGTAACGGGGCCTGGATGAGAGGAGAAAGTCTGGAACTTCAGGTTCGAAAAGGCATGAAGTCAGCCGTAGAACACTACAAAGCTAAAGGCTGTATCCTTTACTTTCAAAGTTATTCATCGACCTACGGTCCTCTGGGTAGACTTAAAGAGGCGATCGAAAGAGCCCAAGCCGAGGCCACTCGTCATCTTCCGGTTTTAGGGTTAGCCGTGGGAACCAGGCCAGATATCGTCTCGGACGAGGTCGTCTCCTATCTTTCCTCTCTCTGTAGATCTGACTTCGAGGTCTGGTTGGAGCTGGGGGTGCAGACCACCGACGAGGACAGTCTGAGATGGTTGAGAAGAGGGCACGATCTGGCCTGTGTCGAAGATACTCTGAACAGGTGTCTCGATGAACCTTTTTCAGTGTCGGCACACCTGATAGCAGGTATTCCCGGTGAACGGGACGACCAGCTTCTCCGTTCGGCCAGGTGGCTTTTGGACCGTGGCGTCACCGGCCTAAAATTCCATCCTCTCTACGTCCTGAGGTGTACCCCCTTGGAGGATCTTTATATGAGTGGACGGTTCGAGCCCCTGTCGATGGATCGATACGTCTCGAAGGTCGCCGAAGTTCTGGCCCTGGAGGGCAGTCGCTTCGTGGTCCAGAGACTTACCGCTGACGTGTGGGGCGGACGTTTGGTGGCCCCTTCCTGGTTGGCCGATAAGAACGGGGTTATGGCGGCCATAGACGAGAATGTGAGGTCGAGGCTTGGGGTATAG
- a CDS encoding HAMP domain-containing methyl-accepting chemotaxis protein, translated as MKLLNRMTIKAKLVIAFGFLISAMISVSTVGIDGMAKIARRVKLADDMNRLVKMARQVRVNEKNYIIRQDAASREAVSEEISNIKKQISLSKELFLDENKKANLGKTEVILQHYEKSIFSLIEAIDEKTNSQIKMEESARNALNLAEEIRKRQKEMTAQLMEEFRKNDALFGEDIIFTADMLSEGNDRADVANRLIKLVLQARREEKNFILREDEEFYKNAVSSLENLIGQAKILGESSPDQEIKKLTEGIISASNAYKEALDLYRKSWEKASAQTPILLENARSFVKLAEDLRADEKDATALAEKVTARIFMSIAIASVLFGIVSAWLITSSILKSISEKIKLIEKFSDKDLTVNFRTDSKDELARINVALESMGKAISQSFMHLKEKADRFADMSENMAALSEETAASITEIETSVDRSTELAESNSAGLEEANAGIEEVAGGATNSASSAAKGLEAAEETGHRSREAMNSMKEVSDRMTQLGEHSKLITKTMESVGHSVTGISGFVETIATIADQTNLLALNAAIEAARAGDAGKGFAVVAEEVRKLAEESNQAAQEVGRVIAELKEHSSEAEQAMNRSNDLVQETLGVTEKTREDMEEMLSVAESLQEVVRSVATTAEEQAASSQEMASSIDMITKGTVEMVEAFETIKNSVVETAKASRGFAEDSQEISSGAAEIQSIVGEFRIENQGRELCPVER; from the coding sequence ATGAAACTATTGAACAGAATGACGATAAAGGCAAAACTGGTGATCGCCTTCGGATTTCTCATATCGGCCATGATATCGGTATCAACCGTAGGTATAGATGGCATGGCAAAAATAGCTCGAAGGGTAAAACTAGCCGACGACATGAACCGTCTGGTGAAGATGGCACGACAGGTTAGGGTAAACGAGAAAAACTATATCATACGCCAAGATGCCGCCTCTCGTGAAGCGGTGTCCGAGGAGATCTCAAATATAAAAAAGCAGATATCCCTCAGCAAGGAACTTTTTCTCGATGAAAATAAAAAAGCAAATCTGGGAAAAACCGAGGTCATTTTACAGCATTACGAGAAAAGCATCTTTTCCTTGATAGAGGCTATAGATGAAAAGACGAACTCTCAGATTAAAATGGAAGAGTCGGCTAGAAACGCACTTAATTTAGCAGAGGAAATCCGAAAAAGACAAAAAGAAATGACTGCACAGCTTATGGAAGAGTTTCGCAAAAACGACGCTCTTTTCGGAGAGGACATAATCTTCACAGCTGACATGCTTTCGGAGGGGAACGACAGGGCCGATGTAGCCAACAGACTCATAAAACTAGTCCTACAGGCAAGAAGGGAGGAAAAGAACTTTATCCTAAGAGAAGACGAAGAATTCTACAAAAACGCCGTCTCTTCGTTGGAAAACCTTATAGGACAGGCTAAGATATTGGGAGAAAGCTCTCCAGATCAAGAGATAAAGAAGCTTACAGAAGGCATAATATCCGCTTCGAATGCATATAAAGAAGCTCTCGATTTATATCGAAAAAGCTGGGAAAAAGCCAGCGCTCAGACACCTATTCTACTGGAAAACGCAAGATCGTTCGTGAAATTAGCGGAAGACCTTCGTGCCGACGAAAAAGATGCAACCGCTTTGGCCGAAAAAGTCACGGCTAGAATTTTTATGTCGATCGCCATAGCCTCGGTTTTGTTCGGCATCGTCTCGGCCTGGCTAATAACGTCAAGTATACTGAAGTCCATATCTGAGAAAATAAAGCTCATAGAAAAATTCAGCGACAAAGATCTAACTGTAAACTTCAGGACCGATAGCAAAGACGAACTGGCAAGAATAAACGTCGCCCTGGAGTCGATGGGAAAAGCGATTTCGCAAAGTTTTATGCATTTAAAAGAAAAGGCCGATAGATTCGCCGATATGTCGGAAAACATGGCGGCCCTGTCGGAGGAGACGGCAGCATCGATAACCGAGATAGAGACATCGGTCGACCGTTCTACCGAACTGGCAGAGAGCAACTCGGCCGGTCTGGAAGAGGCTAACGCCGGAATAGAGGAAGTAGCAGGAGGAGCTACCAACAGTGCCTCTTCGGCGGCAAAGGGACTGGAAGCAGCGGAAGAAACCGGTCATAGAAGTAGGGAAGCGATGAATTCGATGAAAGAAGTCTCCGATAGAATGACCCAACTAGGAGAACATTCAAAACTGATAACCAAGACGATGGAGTCCGTTGGACATTCGGTAACAGGAATATCCGGTTTCGTGGAGACCATCGCCACCATAGCCGATCAGACTAATCTGTTGGCCCTTAACGCGGCTATTGAAGCGGCAAGAGCGGGAGATGCAGGAAAGGGCTTTGCCGTCGTGGCGGAGGAAGTAAGAAAGCTGGCAGAGGAATCCAATCAAGCGGCTCAGGAGGTAGGACGGGTTATAGCGGAGCTGAAAGAACATTCGTCTGAAGCAGAACAGGCTATGAACAGATCGAACGACCTGGTACAGGAAACCCTAGGAGTCACAGAAAAAACCAGAGAAGACATGGAAGAGATGCTGTCCGTTGCGGAATCGCTGCAGGAGGTAGTAAGATCTGTAGCCACTACGGCGGAGGAACAGGCCGCCTCTTCTCAGGAGATGGCATCATCCATAGACATGATAACCAAAGGGACGGTGGAGATGGTTGAGGCGTTCGAGACCATCAAAAACTCCGTCGTTGAAACAGCCAAAGCATCTCGAGGTTTCGCAGAAGACTCGCAGGAAATCTCCTCCGGTGCCGCGGAAATACAGTCCATCGTCGGGGAATTCAGGATAGAAAATCAAGGAAGAGAACTCTGTCCCGTAGAGCGGTAG
- a CDS encoding Fur family transcriptional regulator: protein MNDGRFKTKKEEIMAAIKESGFRMTRQRDLIVATVLERIEKEDIAPGMQEILTSVQELDPSIGMATIYRTVEVLSKLGFISLIDQGEGFNRVTLNQGDITIHAFCRNCGKSISIPNEKDLVDSIRELTLCDEFTLLPQAFRICGICDDCRSKGVSLEDLPPGRGRGMGRRCRRRRGYKED from the coding sequence ATGAACGATGGAAGGTTCAAGACGAAAAAAGAAGAGATAATGGCTGCCATCAAGGAAAGCGGCTTTCGTATGACCCGACAGAGGGATCTCATAGTGGCTACGGTGCTGGAGCGGATAGAGAAAGAGGACATCGCTCCGGGAATGCAGGAGATACTTACCTCGGTCCAGGAGCTGGATCCTTCTATAGGGATGGCCACCATATACAGAACGGTCGAAGTGCTGTCCAAGCTGGGATTCATAAGCCTGATAGACCAAGGAGAGGGGTTCAACAGGGTAACCCTCAACCAGGGAGATATCACCATACACGCCTTTTGCCGAAACTGCGGTAAATCGATCTCCATACCGAACGAAAAGGACTTGGTCGACTCCATAAGAGAACTAACTCTGTGCGATGAATTCACTCTTCTTCCTCAGGCCTTCAGGATATGCGGCATATGCGATGACTGCCGCAGCAAAGGCGTTTCATTAGAAGACCTACCTCCCGGTCGAGGACGGGGGATGGGACGAAGATGCAGAAGGAGACGGGGATATAAGGAAGATTGA
- a CDS encoding NifB/NifX family molybdenum-iron cluster-binding protein has product MKIAFPVEKGLICPHFGHAPEFVFVEIKDGVQGKRETETPPKHEPGVLPRWLKENGTDVLVSGGLGSRASEILVSQGIQVITGITGPIDQAIAKLVDGELKGTGSLCSHDHGDCDH; this is encoded by the coding sequence ATGAAGATAGCTTTTCCAGTTGAAAAGGGGCTTATATGCCCTCATTTCGGCCATGCACCGGAGTTCGTATTCGTAGAAATAAAGGACGGAGTTCAGGGGAAAAGGGAGACGGAAACGCCTCCTAAACACGAACCAGGGGTGCTCCCGAGATGGCTCAAGGAAAATGGTACGGATGTACTCGTCTCGGGAGGACTGGGCAGCAGAGCGTCGGAGATTCTGGTCTCCCAGGGAATTCAGGTGATCACCGGCATAACCGGTCCGATAGACCAGGCCATAGCCAAGCTCGTCGACGGTGAACTGAAGGGAACCGGATCCCTCTGCTCTCACGATCACGGAGATTGCGACCACTGA
- a CDS encoding ATP-binding protein, whose translation MTVLAVASGKGGTGKSCIASSLALAAGQVVAVDADVEEPNLGKLLGMAPKEIYSVSLPMPVFDEKLCKRCGLCAKECRFNALVQFGDLLPRLNEGLCHGCGVCSMVCPHGAITEGSHVIGKVSRDQAGDLAFLEGRLDVGCPNPVPVIKSVIDTAKEEGDLIIVDSPPGTACSMVEATEQADYVLLVTEGTPFGMADLKLALEVVSDLKRPAGVVVNRSDLGGSDPEEICRRHDVPVLARLLFSRQVAQVYGLGESPYRGSSLWREQMDRLWNSVKKEAGL comes from the coding sequence ATGACCGTATTGGCAGTAGCCAGCGGAAAGGGAGGAACCGGCAAGAGTTGCATCGCCTCTTCCTTGGCCTTGGCCGCTGGACAGGTCGTGGCGGTGGACGCCGACGTAGAGGAGCCCAACCTAGGCAAGCTTTTGGGCATGGCTCCGAAGGAGATATACTCTGTGTCCCTTCCCATGCCCGTTTTCGACGAAAAACTGTGCAAGAGATGCGGCCTATGCGCCAAGGAATGCCGGTTCAACGCACTGGTGCAGTTCGGAGATCTTCTGCCCAGGTTGAACGAAGGACTATGTCACGGTTGCGGCGTTTGTTCCATGGTATGCCCTCATGGGGCGATAACCGAGGGGTCTCATGTCATAGGCAAGGTCTCCAGAGATCAAGCGGGAGATCTTGCCTTCCTGGAGGGTAGGCTCGACGTGGGATGCCCCAACCCGGTACCGGTCATAAAATCCGTAATAGATACGGCAAAGGAAGAGGGAGATCTCATAATAGTGGACTCACCTCCCGGGACGGCTTGCTCCATGGTCGAGGCAACCGAGCAGGCGGACTACGTATTGCTGGTCACCGAGGGAACTCCTTTCGGAATGGCGGACCTTAAACTCGCCCTCGAGGTAGTGTCGGATCTGAAACGTCCGGCAGGGGTCGTGGTAAACCGCAGCGATCTAGGCGGGAGCGATCCCGAGGAGATCTGTCGTCGCCACGACGTACCGGTCCTCGCCAGGCTCCTCTTTTCCAGACAGGTAGCTCAGGTCTACGGACTAGGAGAGTCTCCCTACAGAGGATCGTCCCTCTGGAGAGAACAGATGGACCGCCTCTGGAATTCGGTCAAGAAGGAGGCGGGACTATGA
- a CDS encoding ATP-binding protein, with protein sequence MKEIVIVSGKGGTGKTSVTAALASLASQEGVVLCDADVDAPDLWLLIPPKKQEEILFMGMDGAEVDEAVCIGCGKCRGFCRFDAVAMVDGRARIRQGKCEGCAGCTMVCPVQAISMVPRRQGSWFKAETEKGKLVYARLYPGGENSGMLVTTVKKAAEETAKREGHPFVLVDGPPGIACPAIAALTGASLAVAVTEPTESGIHDLLRLHQIATKLDVPTAVVLNKWDVTSLAPRVREVCLETGIPILGEIPFSKEIPEAVASAKVPLEPMTPAIQKIWSDIKELTK encoded by the coding sequence ATGAAAGAGATAGTCATAGTAAGCGGCAAAGGCGGCACCGGGAAAACCTCGGTAACAGCCGCCCTTGCCTCTCTTGCCTCTCAGGAAGGGGTCGTGCTCTGCGACGCAGACGTCGACGCACCGGACCTGTGGTTGTTGATTCCTCCCAAGAAACAGGAGGAAATCCTCTTCATGGGCATGGACGGCGCAGAGGTGGACGAAGCGGTCTGCATTGGATGCGGGAAATGTCGTGGTTTCTGTCGTTTCGACGCAGTGGCCATGGTGGACGGCAGGGCCCGCATAAGACAGGGCAAATGCGAGGGCTGCGCAGGCTGCACCATGGTATGTCCCGTCCAGGCCATATCCATGGTTCCAAGACGACAGGGAAGTTGGTTCAAGGCCGAGACGGAAAAGGGCAAACTGGTCTATGCCAGACTATATCCCGGAGGGGAGAACAGCGGGATGCTGGTCACCACCGTCAAAAAAGCGGCGGAGGAAACGGCTAAAAGAGAGGGACACCCCTTCGTTTTGGTGGACGGACCTCCCGGAATAGCCTGCCCTGCCATAGCTGCTTTGACTGGAGCTTCTCTGGCGGTAGCGGTCACTGAGCCGACCGAATCGGGCATACACGACCTGCTCCGGCTACATCAGATAGCAACCAAGCTGGACGTACCTACGGCGGTCGTACTGAATAAATGGGACGTGACCTCCTTAGCTCCCAGGGTCAGAGAGGTCTGTTTGGAGACAGGTATCCCCATCCTGGGAGAGATCCCCTTCTCCAAGGAGATCCCCGAGGCGGTGGCTTCCGCCAAGGTTCCTTTAGAACCGATGACCCCTGCGATACAGAAGATCTGGTCAGACATAAAGGAACTGACGAAATAG
- a CDS encoding NifB/NifX family molybdenum-iron cluster-binding protein, whose translation MYAVAAQGEGSEALVADRFGRAAYFAIFDENGVYIKSLRNDTSSVAHGAGGQAVAMVASEGAKIVIGPQFGPNAESAMRAGGMTAFSASGVSASEAVRLCIAGELKRSV comes from the coding sequence ATGTACGCTGTTGCAGCTCAGGGAGAGGGTTCGGAAGCCTTGGTGGCCGATCGTTTCGGGCGAGCCGCTTATTTTGCTATATTCGACGAAAACGGAGTTTATATCAAGTCCCTCAGGAACGATACATCGTCAGTGGCCCACGGTGCCGGCGGTCAGGCCGTTGCCATGGTCGCGTCCGAGGGTGCCAAGATCGTCATAGGGCCACAGTTCGGACCCAACGCTGAATCAGCCATGAGGGCCGGTGGGATGACCGCCTTTTCAGCCTCGGGCGTCTCAGCTTCCGAGGCCGTAAGGCTCTGTATCGCCGGGGAGCTCAAGAGGTCGGTGTAG
- a CDS encoding MBL fold metallo-hydrolase, whose amino-acid sequence MASPFKRITKEYPNVSRLDSLSITILAEDTVLYESPFLGQHGISLYVETLRDGVVRRILVDVGQNPLALVNNMEELSIDLDDLDAVVLTHCHYDHTRGIAQLLAASSSSGIPVIAHPDIFRPHFVVDPEWRNIGMSEEDSAERIESSGGKLILTSDPMEIFPGLYVSGEVPRLNEVELPPTGLRTSRGGMAVPDRMDDDISLYALVEGGGMTVLTGCAHAGIINILDMGAALFPGESLSGIVGGLHLIEAEPERIEWTAEALAERSPSWVGAGHCTGFGGQMALAATLEGKFFPLRTGISIHVDSDGMEMDSIVPILF is encoded by the coding sequence ATGGCTTCTCCCTTTAAAAGGATCACGAAGGAATATCCTAACGTCTCCCGTCTGGACAGTCTGTCGATAACGATCCTGGCGGAGGATACGGTTCTGTATGAATCGCCCTTTCTAGGACAGCATGGAATTTCCCTTTACGTTGAGACCTTGAGAGACGGGGTGGTGCGTAGGATCTTGGTGGACGTAGGTCAGAACCCTCTGGCGTTGGTAAACAACATGGAGGAGCTGTCGATAGACCTGGACGATCTGGATGCAGTGGTGCTGACCCATTGTCATTACGATCACACTAGAGGAATAGCTCAGCTTCTGGCCGCCTCCTCCTCCAGCGGCATCCCCGTGATCGCCCATCCCGACATATTCAGACCCCATTTCGTCGTCGATCCCGAGTGGAGGAACATAGGGATGTCCGAGGAGGATTCTGCGGAGCGTATAGAGTCCTCCGGAGGCAAGCTGATCCTCACGTCCGATCCGATGGAGATATTCCCCGGGCTCTACGTTTCCGGAGAGGTCCCCAGATTGAACGAGGTGGAGCTTCCACCGACGGGGCTGCGCACCTCCAGAGGAGGCATGGCGGTACCCGATCGTATGGACGACGATATCTCTCTCTATGCACTGGTTGAGGGCGGCGGGATGACCGTGCTCACCGGCTGTGCCCACGCCGGTATAATAAACATACTGGATATGGGAGCGGCTCTTTTCCCCGGCGAATCGCTGAGTGGCATAGTGGGAGGACTTCATCTTATAGAGGCCGAGCCGGAACGGATAGAGTGGACCGCCGAGGCTCTGGCCGAGAGATCTCCCAGCTGGGTAGGAGCGGGCCACTGCACCGGTTTCGGAGGTCAGATGGCTCTGGCTGCTACACTGGAGGGTAAGTTCTTCCCCCTCAGAACCGGCATCTCCATACACGTCGATTCGGACGGAATGGAGATGGATTCGATAGTTCCGATCCTCTTTTAG
- a CDS encoding cytidine deaminase, with the protein MSPVSVDWPRLAKAASEASTKSWSPYSGFPVGAAILMADGEILSGCNVENSSFGLTNCAERTAVFSAVASGYRRGDFVALAVFTPGEKANSPCGACRQVLAEFFDPSSEVRAFCDGSDELRWTVEGLLPDGFSL; encoded by the coding sequence ATGAGCCCCGTCTCTGTGGACTGGCCCCGTCTGGCGAAAGCGGCTTCCGAGGCCTCGACTAAATCCTGGTCCCCATACAGCGGTTTCCCCGTGGGTGCGGCCATATTGATGGCCGATGGGGAGATTCTGTCCGGCTGTAACGTGGAGAACTCCTCTTTCGGACTGACCAACTGTGCCGAACGTACCGCCGTATTCTCCGCCGTGGCCTCAGGATATCGTAGAGGGGACTTCGTGGCCTTGGCGGTATTTACCCCGGGAGAGAAGGCCAACTCTCCCTGTGGTGCCTGTCGTCAGGTACTGGCCGAGTTCTTCGATCCGTCCTCGGAGGTTCGTGCCTTCTGCGACGGATCGGACGAGTTGCGGTGGACGGTGGAAGGACTGTTGCCCGATGGCTTCTCCCTTTAA
- a CDS encoding helix-turn-helix domain-containing protein, with amino-acid sequence MSEIMTIEELAKYLKISKSSMYKLCQEGKVPGHKVGRHWRFQREIIDRWLAEQSAYPRLGSVSMKELRAIVDRAISMRDRGDPLEDDILGRIVDDVVGGDER; translated from the coding sequence TTGAGCGAGATAATGACCATAGAGGAACTGGCTAAATATCTTAAGATCTCCAAGTCGAGTATGTATAAACTCTGCCAGGAGGGTAAGGTCCCGGGCCACAAGGTGGGACGACACTGGCGTTTCCAGAGGGAGATCATCGACCGTTGGCTTGCTGAGCAATCGGCTTACCCTCGATTGGGGTCGGTGTCCATGAAGGAACTTCGAGCGATAGTGGACAGAGCCATAAGCATGAGAGACAGAGGAGATCCTCTTGAGGACGATATCCTGGGCAGGATCGTGGACGACGTGGTCGGAGGGGATGAACGATGA